A genomic stretch from Terriglobus sp. RCC_193 includes:
- a CDS encoding HEAT repeat domain-containing protein: MKLTLRTACLFAACCTSPLMHAATFELPAAVSAEDDYARGTQALDQQRWQDAIASFDRVVETKGKKADAALYWKAYALNKLGRNELVSSTCAQLHTSFASSTWNKDCAALTVAGASSDGNVSSDHGPRHSSAGSDADLKALALNSLLNRDPAQALPLIRNILTGSNPVELKQRALTMLAQNASPDAQALVRDVAAGKIAPEEQKHAIRMMGVFQGKRADDTLAEIYRTSNDHAIKRTVISSLFIAGDAPRMVELARNEKDLSLKHDIVSQLALMQDKAATDYMMELLK; encoded by the coding sequence ATGAAACTGACACTTCGCACAGCATGTCTTTTTGCTGCGTGCTGCACTTCCCCGCTGATGCATGCCGCCACATTCGAACTACCTGCAGCAGTCTCTGCCGAAGATGATTACGCGCGCGGCACACAGGCGCTGGATCAACAGCGGTGGCAGGACGCCATTGCCAGCTTCGATCGTGTGGTGGAAACCAAGGGTAAGAAGGCAGACGCCGCACTGTATTGGAAGGCGTATGCATTGAACAAGCTTGGTCGCAATGAGTTAGTAAGCAGCACCTGCGCACAATTACATACAAGCTTCGCCAGCAGCACCTGGAACAAGGACTGCGCTGCACTTACCGTTGCAGGCGCTTCTTCAGATGGCAATGTTTCGTCGGACCACGGTCCCCGACACAGTAGCGCTGGATCTGACGCAGACTTGAAAGCTCTCGCTTTGAACTCGCTGCTGAACCGTGATCCTGCACAGGCGTTGCCGCTCATTCGCAACATTCTCACCGGAAGCAATCCCGTGGAATTGAAGCAGCGAGCGCTCACCATGCTGGCGCAGAATGCTTCACCGGACGCTCAGGCATTGGTACGCGATGTAGCGGCAGGAAAGATTGCGCCGGAAGAACAGAAACATGCCATACGCATGATGGGTGTCTTTCAAGGCAAACGTGCCGATGACACACTTGCAGAGATCTATCGCACCTCGAACGATCATGCCATCAAGCGAACGGTAATCTCGTCGCTGTTCATTGCTGGCGATGCTCCGCGAATGGTCGAGCTTGCACGTAATGAAAAAGACCTGAGCCTGAAACACGATATCGTTTCCCAGCTTGCCCTGATGCAGGACAAAGCGGCAACCGATTACATGATGGAACTTCTGAAGTAA
- a CDS encoding RNA polymerase sigma factor, with amino-acid sequence MERDESAAIQRVLRGDRDSYRLLMERHYPVAYRMAFRITGNAEDAEEATQDAFLRAYRKLESFRHDSNFSTWVNRIAMNSALNLVERRMRDISHGAQKLDEPASPGTLPLQVADGHAGPERQLLNAESARLRLKAMEALTPMERTAFTMRHMEDLSIAEIAEALRVPNNSAKQAVFRAVSKLRVSLASLAGGMR; translated from the coding sequence ATGGAACGGGACGAGTCAGCAGCCATCCAGCGTGTGCTTCGCGGTGATCGCGATAGCTATCGCCTGCTCATGGAGCGGCATTACCCGGTTGCGTATCGCATGGCTTTTCGTATCACCGGCAATGCCGAAGATGCGGAAGAAGCCACACAGGACGCATTCCTTCGCGCCTACCGCAAGCTGGAAAGCTTTCGGCATGACAGCAACTTCTCAACCTGGGTGAACCGCATCGCAATGAATTCTGCACTCAATCTCGTGGAACGCCGGATGCGGGACATAAGCCATGGAGCGCAGAAGCTGGACGAACCCGCATCTCCCGGAACGCTCCCACTGCAGGTGGCTGATGGCCACGCGGGACCGGAGAGGCAGCTTCTGAATGCGGAGTCGGCGCGGTTGCGCCTCAAAGCGATGGAAGCGCTCACGCCGATGGAGCGTACGGCATTCACCATGCGACACATGGAAGATCTCTCCATTGCCGAGATTGCAGAAGCTCTGCGCGTTCCAAACAATTCCGCAAAGCAAGCGGTCTTTCGCGCCGTAAGCAAATTACGAGTTTCATTAGCTTCGCTTGCAGGAGGAATGCGATGA
- a CDS encoding HEAT repeat domain-containing protein, with protein sequence MRKIILLSLLALPLAAQQPKIQNGQFSVASTSNLTSEINALKSANTVSWLTYTIPTSRKIQNGWNPDSVAYLESDHDRDRNDQNDNTHESYRALLLLRVADHAVQAIRVEDPERKLDAGGTKVEFLPTVDPTQSIALLQSLAEEAASNKLRDSSIFAISLHNANATVPALVALGSANHDLQVREKAAFWLSTQHGKAALPTLDNWLRDDKDDRFREKLTFDLTLTREPSAADILIRTAHQDTSSKVRKQAQFWMANIAGKRVAGSLSDSAKNDPDESVRKSAVFALSRLPNEEGTPRLIELAQNNKDAAVRKQAVFWLGQSNDPRALEYLTQLVKQ encoded by the coding sequence ATGCGCAAAATAATCCTGCTTTCGTTACTCGCTCTTCCGCTCGCGGCACAGCAGCCGAAGATTCAGAATGGGCAGTTCAGCGTCGCATCCACGTCAAATCTGACGAGTGAAATCAACGCACTCAAATCCGCCAACACCGTTTCGTGGTTGACCTACACCATTCCTACTTCACGCAAAATCCAGAACGGCTGGAACCCCGACAGCGTGGCATACCTTGAGAGCGATCATGATCGCGATAGAAACGATCAGAACGACAATACGCATGAGTCGTATCGTGCACTCCTTCTACTGCGCGTCGCTGACCATGCAGTGCAGGCCATCCGCGTGGAAGACCCGGAACGCAAACTGGATGCAGGTGGAACCAAGGTCGAGTTTCTGCCAACGGTTGATCCTACTCAAAGCATTGCATTGCTTCAGTCTCTGGCAGAAGAAGCCGCATCAAATAAACTGCGCGACAGTTCCATCTTTGCCATCAGCCTTCACAATGCAAACGCAACTGTACCTGCGCTGGTAGCGCTCGGTTCTGCAAATCATGATTTGCAGGTTCGTGAGAAGGCTGCTTTCTGGCTCAGCACACAGCATGGCAAAGCGGCACTTCCGACCCTCGATAACTGGCTGCGCGACGATAAGGATGATCGTTTTCGTGAGAAGCTGACCTTCGATCTTACGTTGACTCGCGAGCCCTCCGCGGCAGATATCCTGATCCGCACGGCGCATCAGGACACATCGTCGAAGGTGCGCAAACAAGCCCAGTTCTGGATGGCAAACATTGCTGGCAAGCGTGTTGCCGGCAGTCTGAGCGATTCGGCGAAAAACGATCCTGATGAAAGCGTGCGTAAATCCGCTGTGTTCGCTCTGTCGAGACTGCCGAATGAAGAAGGTACTCCACGCCTTATTGAACTGGCACAGAACAATAAAGATGCTGCCGTTCGCAAACAGGCGGTCTTCTGGCTGGGACAGTCCAACGATCCACGCGCACTGGAGTATCTGACGCAACTCGTAAAACAATAA
- a CDS encoding peptidyl-prolyl cis-trans isomerase translates to MTELNRLFRAGIYAGVLLSTAAVAVAQTAPQNMPRPRYQSPGVPQAQQIAEPTPQFSLPVTPSITPNATVVEDIVVRVNDQIISRSDVQRAEDQLQQELASSRGNGGDPAERQKNLLRDLIDQQLLLSKGKELGLNPDTEVVRRMDEIRKQNNFPSMEALEAAVRQQGLSVEDFKANIRNNIITSEVIRDEVGRSLSGKISGPALREYYEQHKADFAQPEQVRLSEILVPTAANADDTQIEAAQKSSQGIYDKLKGGADFAATAKSSSGGPTAAQGGDLGQFKHGALAQVLEDKTFPLPVGGFTEPIRTRQGYVILKVTEHQQAGSPPLEQIEGDVQNAMYQEAIQPALRAYLTKLREEAYLDVRPGFVDSGASAKETKPVFSAYVPPAPKKKQVEKQRMDERKRVQAVAAATPATQELDKNGKAKKIKREKIRYGQAPRTALPEGAADGDAANAATSAAAPGQAISPLQESTNTVAANAPDETDPMAPKQEKHAKSRYASRAVEVKQKKANVQKAKVIEKAKATPIAATSVEKQDKSVQSGALGLNGSTADKKKKPKRQKGETKERLQEKTVEKPAPLDDNGLPDRLHQVDGPSQPATGGGAAAGTSTKPAGDTTPPPAPTDKPQQ, encoded by the coding sequence ATGACCGAATTGAACAGGCTGTTCCGCGCCGGCATCTATGCCGGAGTTCTTCTCTCCACCGCTGCCGTGGCCGTAGCTCAGACCGCGCCGCAGAACATGCCGCGTCCGCGTTACCAGTCGCCGGGCGTGCCGCAGGCGCAGCAGATTGCAGAGCCGACGCCGCAGTTCTCACTGCCGGTTACGCCCTCCATCACGCCGAATGCGACAGTGGTGGAAGACATTGTGGTCCGCGTAAATGACCAGATCATTTCGCGCTCGGACGTCCAACGCGCCGAGGACCAGTTGCAGCAGGAATTGGCATCCAGCCGCGGCAACGGTGGCGACCCTGCTGAGCGGCAAAAGAATCTGCTGCGTGATCTCATCGATCAGCAGCTTCTGTTGTCGAAGGGCAAGGAACTCGGCCTGAATCCGGATACCGAAGTTGTCCGCCGCATGGACGAAATCCGCAAGCAGAACAACTTCCCGTCCATGGAAGCTCTGGAAGCCGCGGTTCGCCAGCAGGGCCTGTCGGTGGAAGATTTCAAGGCGAATATCCGCAACAACATCATCACCAGCGAAGTGATTCGCGATGAAGTGGGTCGCAGCCTGAGCGGCAAGATCTCTGGCCCGGCTCTGCGCGAATATTACGAGCAGCACAAGGCGGACTTTGCTCAGCCGGAGCAGGTGCGACTGTCGGAAATCCTGGTACCGACCGCAGCAAATGCAGACGATACGCAGATTGAAGCAGCGCAGAAGTCGTCGCAGGGTATTTACGACAAGCTGAAGGGTGGCGCGGATTTTGCGGCTACCGCCAAGTCTTCGTCGGGCGGTCCCACGGCGGCGCAGGGCGGCGATCTGGGCCAGTTCAAGCATGGAGCATTGGCGCAGGTACTGGAAGATAAGACATTTCCACTGCCGGTTGGCGGTTTTACGGAACCCATCCGTACCCGTCAGGGTTACGTCATCCTAAAGGTGACGGAGCATCAGCAGGCAGGCTCGCCGCCGCTGGAGCAGATTGAAGGCGACGTGCAGAACGCAATGTATCAGGAAGCAATTCAGCCTGCTCTGCGCGCCTATCTGACAAAACTTCGTGAAGAAGCGTACCTGGACGTTCGCCCGGGATTCGTGGACAGCGGCGCCAGCGCAAAGGAGACGAAGCCCGTCTTCTCCGCGTACGTGCCGCCAGCTCCGAAGAAGAAGCAGGTTGAAAAGCAGCGCATGGATGAGCGTAAGCGTGTGCAAGCCGTCGCGGCCGCGACACCAGCCACACAGGAGTTGGACAAGAACGGTAAGGCGAAGAAGATTAAGCGCGAGAAGATTCGTTATGGTCAGGCTCCGCGCACAGCGTTGCCGGAAGGCGCCGCCGATGGTGATGCCGCAAACGCTGCCACCAGCGCGGCCGCTCCGGGACAGGCCATCAGCCCCCTGCAGGAATCGACGAACACTGTCGCTGCAAATGCTCCGGATGAGACCGATCCAATGGCTCCCAAGCAGGAAAAGCATGCGAAGTCGCGTTATGCCAGCCGCGCAGTGGAAGTAAAGCAGAAGAAGGCAAACGTACAGAAGGCCAAGGTCATCGAAAAGGCCAAGGCGACGCCGATTGCTGCGACCTCTGTTGAGAAGCAGGATAAGTCTGTGCAGTCTGGCGCGCTTGGTTTGAATGGCAGCACGGCCGACAAGAAGAAAAAGCCGAAGCGTCAGAAGGGCGAAACCAAGGAACGCCTGCAGGAGAAGACAGTTGAGAAGCCGGCGCCGCTGGATGACAACGGCCTTCCTGATCGTTTGCACCAGGTTGACGGTCCGAGCCAGCCTGCGACTGGCGGCGGCGCCGCCGCGGGGACTTCCACCAAGCCTGCAGGCGATACGACACCGCCACCAGCTCCAACGGACAAGCCACAGCAGTAG
- a CDS encoding DHHA1 domain-containing protein, whose amino-acid sequence MTEVQSANRIYYDEPATLEFTAEVTAIRELARVDGQQVWQIALDRTAFYPTSGGQPYDTGVLVATARSGASLEVPITNVEEDEAGEVWHTTAKPLQEGTTVFGRIEAARRHDHMQQHSGQHLLSAILDRDFAARTVSFHLGDDVSTIDLEGPTLTDAQLQSAADEANRIVAAALPLGIRYVTSAEAAVMKEQGLLRKLPPRSGNIRIIEIPGIDTNACGGTHVTTTAEIGPLMLRGTEKVRGNLRLSFVCGNRALATVNADFCRLREAASILTTAPSEIVASIERIRTENRSLQKERANLLDEIASLEAGKLASAAHGSVIHSLPPDRDAAYAKLLASKLVRETTTPVAYIVATDGERASAVLAAKPGVLDCGTVLRTALNTLEARGGGSAEMAQGAVPAEQAKSLLNALRTSLP is encoded by the coding sequence GTGACGGAAGTTCAGTCAGCCAATCGCATCTATTACGACGAGCCTGCAACGCTGGAGTTTACAGCCGAAGTCACTGCTATCCGTGAACTGGCAAGAGTGGATGGCCAGCAGGTGTGGCAGATTGCGCTGGACCGTACCGCCTTTTATCCCACCAGCGGAGGCCAGCCCTATGACACGGGTGTGCTTGTAGCAACAGCACGCTCCGGCGCTTCGCTGGAAGTACCCATTACGAACGTCGAAGAAGATGAAGCCGGTGAGGTGTGGCACACCACCGCCAAGCCGTTACAGGAAGGCACAACCGTCTTCGGTCGTATTGAAGCGGCGCGCCGTCACGACCACATGCAGCAGCACAGCGGCCAGCATCTGCTTTCCGCAATTCTCGACCGCGACTTCGCTGCACGCACTGTCTCCTTCCACCTGGGAGACGATGTCTCCACCATTGATCTGGAAGGCCCGACACTCACCGACGCGCAACTGCAATCCGCCGCAGACGAAGCGAATCGCATCGTCGCTGCAGCGCTGCCGCTTGGTATCCGCTATGTCACCAGCGCAGAAGCCGCTGTGATGAAAGAACAGGGCCTGCTGCGCAAGCTGCCTCCTCGCTCCGGCAATATCCGCATCATCGAAATTCCAGGCATCGACACGAATGCCTGCGGCGGAACGCACGTTACCACGACGGCAGAGATTGGTCCGCTCATGCTGCGTGGGACAGAAAAAGTACGTGGCAATCTGAGACTCTCTTTTGTCTGCGGGAATCGCGCGCTTGCCACGGTCAATGCAGACTTCTGTCGATTGCGGGAGGCGGCATCCATACTTACGACAGCGCCATCTGAAATCGTCGCCAGCATCGAACGCATCCGCACAGAAAACCGCTCACTGCAAAAGGAACGCGCCAATCTTCTGGACGAAATCGCATCGTTGGAAGCAGGCAAACTGGCCTCGGCTGCACATGGAAGTGTCATCCATTCCCTCCCACCGGATCGCGATGCTGCGTATGCAAAATTGCTGGCGTCCAAGCTAGTCCGCGAAACCACCACGCCGGTCGCATACATCGTCGCCACTGACGGAGAACGAGCCAGCGCAGTGCTCGCCGCAAAGCCGGGCGTACTCGACTGCGGAACAGTGCTGCGAACCGCTCTGAATACGCTGGAAGCACGCGGCGGTGGCAGTGCGGAAATGGCGCAGGGAGCGGTCCCGGCAGAACAAGCCAAATCACTGCTCAATGCACTGCGCACCTCTCTTCCCTAA